The following DNA comes from Papaver somniferum cultivar HN1 chromosome 4, ASM357369v1, whole genome shotgun sequence.
TTTTCGGTtatgaaaattattctcaaatatCTTTGAAAGAGATATCTAAAGGTTATAAGAGGTAAAAATATCTTACTTCATTTTTCATAGAGCTCTGACAAACATGTCAACCTCTAGTTGCAGTTCTCGGAAAACCGAAAAGGTTTAGACTATTTTGTTTCCAAACAAGAAAATTCTTGAGTCTTCTGATGGGGATTCTGATTCATCTCCAGAGCTTCAACGtgatgttcctaatgaagaaatttcttctctcaatgataatctGCTCAAAAATCTCTCATAAAATTGGATCTAATTTTATGTGAAGTAAGAAACATGGAAAAAGACTTGAGGAAGGAAGTGAAAGATTTCAATGATAGTGTTATGAGTCTTGAATCCATACTTGTGATTATTGAGGATGACTGGAATCCGATAAAATCTGTTGATCCGGTCTCGACTTTGGAAGGAAACTCTAAAGGGTCATTTTCAGAGTTTCATGAATGAGAAGTTTAATAGACATAAATTTGTGATTACTTTCactgattgtattggtctattatgaataaattattatgaataaaattatttgttttgagtaattttcttgtgatagttttggtttacatagcttgtggtttattgcttttatcttattgctatgtatgattatgagatgtatgttttcggttttattaccttattgttcgatctcatatgtgtgaaccctcatggtttgggtgactttttggtttagcgggattaagttccaacccaagtaggtaggctttatcaaaggattatgaggggttctgatagaaacattatgtgaaaaagtcacaatatgttgaatcgattttggtttagcataaaagcatatgtgtttcgacggttttcaacttttacttgcaaatagttaaaaccggttttcaacgttctctggtaaaggttgagggatgttgttattctttttgtttacgcataaggatgaAAATGAGGGAAATTTCGatctcaattctccctggacgaagatgctatcatattggaggaatggatgcgaaattgaggtaacaatcttgttagttaattgttttcttgtttaagaaaagcctgagtttatatcatatatatgcatttcttttgcttaacgaaatttaggtacaattgatttttattccattatgtttgTGTGGATGTGTTTCAATTGATTTCTGTTAAtacaaactattgttatcttactttattgtgtggtatcaatcgtttaggcttaaaaaattgtggtacaattgatgtgtgtgttgattcaattggttctagttaagaaaaactattgtcatctttctttggtaTGGttacaatggtttaggcttacaaaagttcggtacaattgatgtgtgtgtgatttaactggttccggttaagaaaaacctttggtattttgctttggtaatgtatcaatggtttaggcttacaaaattacagtgcaattgcggtgcttataacgtcttatgttgattcaattgcttctggttgaggtgaataattttgcaagttgatttatattggtttgtatgaattatttatggcttaacgaaataatatgtgtacgggatgagttgtttagtccaattcgattccggataagaaactaagttaattctgatcttagtttgtcttatcaaagtgaggtttcagttattcaagtctaatcgaatgcctaaacaaagaaatactagttaaataacctagtatttggtttgtttgaaattgaaaggtctaaatatatggataattagaacctgatgagaaaaatggagtttatactttatcttggtcttatcgaattaagcggttgttcttggacaatcggtttagcaatgGAACTAATGTGATTTgtcgtttttggtttgctaaactaaatgggaaaaattgtttcgggaaattgtttccttggtaatatatcaaaacaaaactacttgtagttccgtttttgatgttggttatcagaacgtgatgtgtggaaccctcgtgcctaactctacaggtttgcaagtctatttctgagatttgtaagattcttttcgcgttgtcctttattttttcgtttctttgtcatttttgtgacaaaaagggggagaaatatatggagtaaacaggtgatactggcattgattgtATCTTACTTGGTATATATCAATTggtatcgctagggaaaagagcattggtacttgaatgctatatctaacgaaagagtgaaagcacagactaagagggagtaacatgtcatattatgGTATAACAAAGCCGTGCAGATTGgttatctacctatcttccttagggggagtattttgctTTTTTATTGTGATGTCAAtagcgacattttcaaggattgaatgtaagcaggattcctgtgctgttgaatcgggaatcaagctatataataaattcttgtaatttgtttatccatatgatgtaagagtttttcactaaaattgacaaagggggagattgttagagcattgcttggttgaacccaccaagcgttggtatgtcaagtttggttgtcatattttagtgaaccaaaactcatgttaagagtcgcttgattatttactagagttatacttcctataggttagcttgaaagtattaggatttgagacattacaagtattgcgaagtcttgaagatgtgaagaagcaaggagctacaacaactacaatcatccttccacttgaggttagtgatatttgacttgaactgtttcattccctaacgtatctttcaagtcgtgcatattgaaaacataactacgaagcatgttgaactctagatagacatagtattaaggaatacaatacgaggtttattgcttaaccattaaactttgtagataagacatcgccataatcatttgaatgttattgtgattatgtatggttataaggtgaggattttatcctagggaacaatgtttacatgtgttctaaggaagtaagttcataaacttgttttgtgaaccgaaaaggaaattgacaggagttatttgttttgttattcattgcatatcttatgaacaaccaatatgtgtgataaagtagaaccgctcaccacttgttgtgttcttggtagaactattcataaagtcttgaattttgtattggtagaacttttattagtaaaaccaatcttaagtaatcaccttggtatgatcggaatGCAACTGCCAAAtggaagaggggaaccgatccttgtaagggttgaagggaaccgatcctagtaaggggtgtaaggagaaccgatccttataaggggtgaagggaaccgatcctagtaaggggtgcagtgcaataggggaaccgatccttgtatggggtgcaacacatttacagaataaaggggaaccaatcctgtgaaggggtgcaacacatataagttagataccatatatatgtggggaaccaatcctagtacctagtcaaccatatatttggtaagctagtgtgactatgcgcagtactcacatggaggtagaaccgaaacttgttttggtagaaccgaaaacccgtgattgtgattgaatgttggtttgatcaatcacatagttcttgaaagtcatatgaaccaattctaaacttgtttggaagtgtggcaaatcggtttcaagattgtaaatgtgaaagagaacttacaaagtaaagatgtcgataaGCTTTGAACACGTGccgagaatgtttatttctataattgttcaaagatattccttaaaggctaaatggaagagaatcccaaaatcgaaacataagtaagttaagaatcttttaattaaggttattaatttatcttggtagGAAAGTATtggaattagtaatatgcatttactaattagattttccaagagatttcgattatatttttggacagagcatttcaagaaattatgaaaaccgaatctgtgcatttatgaatatcttgagaatattttcggttttggaaattccttggtgtccaaacttccttgtctatatataaacgaagtttgcctttctagcaaactaatccttcataacaatttgacttcctcttttgtcattgttactggtgtagccgcctatcggagaggagagtaatctaattaggtgaaatctcttgcggccgatcgttttaaagtcttctttgggattgagaagctctagcacaaaccgctggtgggaaactagataattgcggtttatctttgttttcgattgatttgattgactaacggtggttgaaatatgattgcacctagtttgtttatccttgagaatcttctcttctgatataagattcactcaaactaattcagagtttcgacagggatatttagactgttgttagttctaaagatggtcttgtgataatccattgttaacaaactccgttctgtgtgtgattgatcacaagagattcaagtgattgtgtgcaggtttttattgaagattaaagaacatttgaatacaaagaagatattgaagatttgacttgtgtttataatctttggtgtgcacaatacttgtttgggaaaagaggatccaattaataatcggtttatccttatggtagattggattgattgattgtagtaggtcggcatcaacacggttcctttgggattaaatgtgttgttggcttaatcttaaccgattaccttttggggtgattgaacataagatagatctagacctgacgaaggagtttaacggaagagcctttgtttgactcatatcacttggttgaagagagttgataccaaacatatttcttgttcctttactgtttggaatacgaaccaaagggatttttccaagtacatgacttatttataagttggagacgtgggaatacagacggaattaggtatactatagagttaggtgcttggtctcaactatacgaagtaagtgtattttgtatagcggcttaatcctgagagtattcaattctggacaaggtcccggggtttttctgcatttgcggtttcctcgttaacaaaatcttcctgtgtcatttacttttattttccgcattataattgttttattataattaaagtaaatcacacaaacgttaatatcctatttacttgataagcaatcctattgtgtttggttaagtccgaacctttatatcaagtaaacacactttgttgtcgtattgtctcgatctcgtatccatagacgatcacacgaagtgtgaaccgattagttgcattgtctcgatctcgtatccatagacaatcacttccgaggaaaggacttataggttgggaaattttttagcttgaggtatatttgggtaccctcgccttttcactaatAGCAAGGAAGGTAGCTTTTTGTTTCACAGATTAGGGATTGCCATTCAAAAAGGCGTATGAGCACAGCTTATTGCTAGACTCCTAGCCAGCCTTATGTAAAGTTCTTAATATAtgtactagattttgtgcccgtgctacgcaccgggcggaCCCCAAAACTACCCATCATTATTTTGGTTTGGTGTGATGttggcttcgcctcgcccagtcGTGCatatttgatttggtgtggctcagcTTCGCCTCGCCCTGCCGCTTAGGATATTTAATTTGGTGTGGCtcagcttcgcctcgccccgtcgctTAGGATATTTGATTTGATGTGGCTCAGCTTCGCCTCGCCCTGTCGCTTAGGatatttgatttggtgtggctcggctttgcCTCGCCACGTCGCGAAGCATTTTTAACTCGGTGTGATGTGGCTTTGCCTTGTCACAttgtgcatttttgatttggtgtcgcaGGGCTCCACCCCCGTCAAACCAATGAATGAGATGTTTTGAGGAAATGTCTATATGGCTTCAAATATCCAGAGTAAAGTTGAAAGTCAACATTAAAATACTGCCCAGTAAGATGATTATCTCTGTATGGTTCTTTGGTCCTAACTTAGGTAAAACTTAATGCCTATCTTTGCTACTTTTTGGTTAATGATAACTATTGTTGGTGGTGTAGATAAACCTGCCTATTCACTGCAATACTAAAATTGACCTTAACTCGGAACTCTTACAGCAGATATAAAAGTTTAGAGTTGAAAAAATTACTTATACCTGTAATAGTACAGGCTATCTAGCATTAGCTCTTAGACGTGCATCCCGTCGATATATAATTCTACTTCAATGAACAAAATATCGGCTTTTATAACGACTAATTGTCAATTGGCTAACATAGTATAGGGtttatatgaattacattgacAGGAGAGATCAGTCATCAATAATTAAGTACTTCAGCTATACATAAAAAGCTTGAGAAATTGATTAGATTTATACTAAATGGCTAAAACAACAATACGATCTCAAGGATGCCTCAAAATTGGATGGTCATAAAACAGTGAGCACGTAAAACCTGTTTTCAGATTGAACCCGTTATGGGTATCATAAGTATCATCTGCAGTTCAAAAAATAAGTGAATGTTAACCTCATGAAGAGGAGAGTAATACTACTGTTAAATGATTCCAATCAAACCTTAAGGAAAGTGCCAGTTGGTGGTAGGGAGTTTCAGCATCGTGAAGCAAAGTAGATGACCAATTGAAACAAACTAATTTATCACGCAAAGATCCACCAGATATCTTACAAAAATCACTTtttgacttatacatatatattagtTAATTAAGTAACTAAGAAGATGTATAATGAAGTAAAACTTTACTTCTACCTTGCATCCATCCTTGACCTTTGAGCAGAAGTGAAACCACCTCCTTTTTTAACCCAGCAGTTTCCTGCAACAAAATTGGATTCTACTCCAAATAAGGCAAAATTGGATTCTACGTCGTTAGCAAAAATATGCTTCATTCTTACAAAACACCGGTATTATAGATCAATGCAGTACGCCCCTTGTGTTACATTTCATAAAAATATATTATACCATATAGCATGATTCAAATAtcaattaaattaaataattcaGATATCAACATGATAAAAATATGCTCCATTCTTATCAAAATTAAGATTGTGTCCTCAGTATTTAAAAACAGTGATTAATACTTAcaaaatatttccgaaatctaaAAACAATCAGTACAaacaaagaataaaataaaaatctagggttaccttcttcttgtcttcctcAGCATCGTCTTTCTGATTTTACGTTGCGTCAAGGCACCAAATTTGGTTTCTGATAGAGCTTCTTGAGATCTCATAGTATTTACTGATGAATCGTATATGGGGTTTAGATGGATTTGAGCAAAGATAAGAAAGTTTATGAAGAAGATGTCACTACCATGGATTATTGAGTGGAATTAGAGAAGATTAAGAATGAATCTAAGAGTTCATGTGGTTGTAAGAAATTGGTTTAATTTGAATTCGAGATTGTAGTTAGGGTTTGAGAAGTAATTGGAGATGTAATTCATGAAcagagaagaatcaatttctaggaTTCGCTGTTGTTATTGGTAAATGGAAGTCAGATGTTTTTCTGATTCACTCTTAATCTCTCTCTTTAATCTCTCAATCTCTGCTTATGTTTCGATCtgaatcagcagcagcaacatccgCTGCTTTGTTGATTTTCTTCTCAGGTGAACGGGAGAATCAGAGGAAATATCCTCGAGTTTTGACGGAGAAACAAAACGAATCATCGAGTTTAGGGTTGTGTGTAACGATTTGGGTTAGTTTTCACAGGAGTATTCTCCACCTTGACGGTGTTACTTAACGTCCAGTTAAGTATTTAATGTAAACGGAGTATAACAAATTAATTAGGTGTAAGTTCTGACTAAAGTATTGTGTACCACCTTTTGGCAAACGGTGTTACTAACGGCCCGCTAAATAAAGGGTGTAAACACAGTATAATTGATGTTTTAATGTCTCAACCAATAGTGTTCCGCCACTTGTCGTCTCCGAAATTACTATAATCCAAAgcttttatttaatttaatttgaggACGGTGGAAGCTCATATAACTTAgcattttaaaagaagaaaaatgtaaaTTAATCTTCGAAAAAAAATTAGTTTGGGAAATATCGTAATAGCTCAATATATCTACTCCACCCGCCGTTTAAAAACCAATCTGTCATTCcgatatatctcaaccgttagtaTCTTTTCAACTATCAACGGTTTAAACCATCGATCCATATGACACAAAATGCACCAATGAAACTCCACGAACACCTATATTCCCTTAAATAAACCAACTCTTCTTCTCCGATATATATCAACCGTTCACTATCTTTTAAATTATCAACGGTCTCCACTATCGATCCGTATGAAACAAAATCCACTAAAAACTCTATCAAACCTCTATataaataaaccaactcttattTCCATTCATTCACATCAACACGCAAAGTCTCTTATTTTTCTCTCTCCCAAGGCGGCTTCTTCAGTTTTTCCGTTCACTTTTTTTACTTTACTTCCGATCAAATGGCGCCGAAAGCAGCAGAGAAAAAACCAGCTGAGAAGAAACCAGCAGAAAAGAAACCAGCCGAAGCGAAGAAAGCCGAGAAAGCACCAGCAGAGAAGAAACCCAGATCCGAGAAGAAATTACCAAGCAAAGATGCTTCATCaacagataagaagaagaagaaatcaaagaaatcagTCGAGACTTACAAGATCTACATCTTCAAAGTTCTGAAACAAGTTCATCCTGATATTGGTATTTCAAGTAAAGCTATGGGTATCATGAACAGTTTCATTAATGACATCTTTGAGAAACTTGCTGCGGAATCATCCAGATTGGCTAGGTATAATAAGAAACCAACTATTACTTCAAGGGAGATTCAAACTGCTGTTCGTCTTGTTCTTCCTGGTGAATTGGCTAAACATGCTGTTTCTGAGGGTACTAAAGCTGTTACCAAATTTACTAGTTCTTAATcatcttttatgtttttttttttaggttttagatcTAAAATTGGGGTTTTCTTTTTAGTGGTTTCAGTTTGGGGATTAGGGTTTCGCATATGTAAGTAGTATATCAAATTTATCCAATTTCAATTGCTAATCCAGTTTCTTGTTAGTGAAATCAATTGTCTTAATATTTGGATATGAATCAATTGAAAACCGTTTAGATTTCTCCAAGTGTTGATTTATCTGAATGATGATTTTGCTATTTAAGAAACACAAATACGGCACAATTTAAGAGTATTGTAGGATTCATTGGTTGGATTTTCTGTGAATTGCTAGTGTTTTGATATTACCAGATCAATTTTACATGTTGGATGCAGACAGATAAAAATGTTATTAGTAGCCTTAGCTTATTCTTATGCAACCTTCCAACTTGAGATAGTCTGAACTCTTCCTTAGAGAGTTTTTGTGTAGGTCATATTCTATAACAACTGTGAGTATGCAACTTCTTCTTTTAAGGCTGCTAGTCAATCCCAGTCCCTATTCCTTGGCTTTTGTTTCCTGTGGATGCTGTCAATTGGGTTTTGGCGAGATGTGGGATGAGCTCCTCTGCAATGGTGTTTATGGGAGGTATATATTTTCTTGCAATATCTAATTGAAGTTGTACAGGCGCAAAAATCTACTCAAGGTGTAAAGTTTCAATGTCTTAATTGAAGGAATGATTAAAAATTATTCACATGGAAGCTTGTTGTAATTGCTAACTAGAggggaaagaaaatgaagaacCTCTATAGGTGGTCAGATTTCTGTTGGTAGGGCGGGGGCATGGTATTCTTCTGTCTTGCTGACATTTTGATAGAGAAGATAGAAACTTGGGGACTTGCTTGAGGACCATGCAAGGTATTTTCAGATTTTCCTTGACTTGTTAATTTATCATAATTTGTCGAAAATCAGGGGTTTCATCTGCTTGAGTAGCTTCGTCCCCTCGTAGTAGATAGCAAAAATGTTATTTTTATGCATTTTTTCCTTCTAGTTTTACTGATAGGTTAGTTTCAGTTGTTGAGAGAGCGTAAGTTAATTGTATAAGTTGGGCAGACATTTGGTAGCTGTTGATCTATGAAGTCGCACAGCACAGTCTTGTCCTCAATTTTGTTTAACCAGCACACTTGCACTGGCTAAGCTTAGCAATCGCATGTTCAATAGTCGAGTAATTCTTGCCTTGACGGTCCATTAGACGGTCGAGAAAGAAAGTAGTTAAGATTATGTACATGATTTCTGCACACAAATGGGATTTGAGTGTAAAACTTAGTTGAAAATGGTATCCACCAAACTCCAAGATTGATAGTTGTAGCATTGAAGATGGTAGGGATGAGTTATACTCAGGTTTGTCAATTTGTTTGTATGAATTTACGTTGATCTCCATTAAGAAGGGTGAATAAGAAGATAGGGATTTGATCCTTACCCTAATAAAGTTCCTGTAATTTTCTGAAATGTCATAGAGGACAGCCTTAAAAAGTTCATGCTTCAAACAATTCATTTAAAGACCTGCAGTGAAAGACTCCAACTGCCAAATTTCTCAGCAGTTTCGCTACTGCATACGGGGTTATCAACACCCCTCCCAGGACTCCTAGACGGAGTTATAAACTTACCGGTTTGTGGGGACGATGAtcccaatgaagagctccattacAAAACGCCCCGCACCTTTGTGATTTATTATCATCATAACATAGTAGACGCTGGATATCTTGAATTCGTTTCCACGAATCCGATCTAAGTGAATAGATCTCAGCAACTAAGTTAGATTTTGAGTACTTTCCAATAAGCACAAACTTGTACTCATCATTCTTCCGGTCATAACCAAACCCATATGCTGACACTCGTAAGCTGCGGTATAAAGAACTATCATATACAATCCCATACGCTGACACTCGTCGTAAACCACGATATAGAGAATTATCACCTTGAATTTGAGGTGGACTTGGTATTGGCATTTCTTTGTAGGCCCCCGTAGTTGGGTTCCATAAACAATAACCAGTTTTAGTACCAGCGCGCGTGCAAAACAAGCCATTACAACAACCAACAAACCAAGCATTCCCAGCAACATCTTTGAGATCGACTGGGCAACTGATCTTCTTAATACGGCTTTTAATGCCATCAAGTCATGACGACGATAATAATGATTCGTTATCTATACAGTACACATCTTCACCACTTAAAAGCATGATACTGAAGTTATTTTTGATTGTGTCGATAAGTTTAGGGTTATTGGATAAGATGCTCCAAGGTTCCGATACACACCTGAATTTTAAGAGAGATTTAGCAGGTAACCTCGAATGGATTTCGATGATAATTTCTTGTGGCAATAATGGTTTCCCATTTATGGTTTCGTTATCTTCCGCCTAGTAGTACTTTTACTAATTGATCAAAACAAGAAACTGATTTCTTTCTTACACATTAAAAGCAAGGCAGGCCTGCATTTATACATATCCTGACTAAGACAAGATATGTTAGAAACAAGACAGGCTGTAGACAGCTCACACTCAGCCAATAAGAGGCATTTCTCACACACTCTTACACACGTGAGAACATTATAAAACACTCAGTACTATTAGCCCCCCTCAAGCTGGAGGTTGGTACTAGAGATTACCTTCAGCTTGTCTCTGAGTGCAGAAAACCTTGGTCCTGCCAGTcccttggtgagaatatcagcaatTTGATCCCAAGTTGAAATGTATGTGACCTGAATGTTTTTGTTCTAAACAAGTTCTCTGACAAAATGATAATCAAtggccaggtgtttcattttacTATGAAATACTGGATTAGATGACAGAGAAACTGCACTTTGATTGTCACAAGATATCAATGGTGGAGCAGGAAGCAAGAGATGAAGATCTTTGAGGAGCTGACAAACCCAAACAATTTCAGCTGTGGTATTGGCTAGAGACCTGTATTCTGATTCAGTAGAACTTCTTGAAACACCACCCTGTCTTTTGCTAGACCATGAAATTGGATTAGgaccaaaaaatatacaaaagccTCCTGTAGATCTTCTTGTATCAATGGATCCTGCCCAGTCAGCATCACTAAAGCCATGTAGTGTAAGAAGACCTTTGGAAAACAGTATACCATAATCTAGTGTGCCTTTGATGTATCTTAGAATTCTCTTGGCTGCAATAAAGTGTTGATCAGTAGGAGCTTGCATATAAAGACATACCTGATTCACGGCAAAACCAATTTCAGGCCTTGTCCAAGTAAGATATTGTAGAGCACCCACTAATGATCTGTATTCACTTGGATCTGCTAATGGAGTTCCTGCTGAAGCAGTGAGAGAAGTAGAGAGGGAGACTGGTGTACCACAGGGTTTAGCACCAGTCATATTGAATTTCTCCAATAAGTCCAAGGCATACTTAGTTTGACTAAGAAAAAGGCTGTCTGAATTTCTTTTTACCTGAAGACCAAGAAAATAATGAAGAGGGCCCAAGTCTTTGATGGGAAAGTATGTCTTAAGGTGATTGATAAACTGAGAAATATACTCAGGTGAATTCCCAGTGATaataatgtcatctacatagaccaGAAGAACTGTAATCCTTGAGCCAAACTTTTGAATAAATAGAGAAGCATCTGCTAAGGAGGGTTTGAAGTCATGAGTGAGAAGAATTTGTAACAatttatcataccaagctctgGGAGCTTTCTTCAGACCATATATGGATTTATGAAGTTTACATACATAATGAGGCTTGGTTTGATCAACAAAGCCTGGAGGTTGTTGCATATAGACATCTTCAGCTAAATACCCATGTAAAAAGGCATTACTAACATCTAATTGTTTCATTTCCCAGTTGAAGTGAACTGCCAATGAAATTATTAGTCTAATAGTTGTTGGTTTAGCTACAAGACTAAAAGTTTCTGTGTAGTCAAACCTTCTTGTTGATGAAACCCTTTGGCCACCAGTCTAGATTTACGTTTATCTAAAGAGCCATCAGCCTTATATTTGATTCTAAACACCCACTTACAACCTACAACATTATAGGATGGATCTGGTGCAACAAGTGTATATGTGCCTGCATCCTTAAGGGATGTATGTTCTTCTTCCATAGAATGTTTCCATTGAGGTATTCTAATTGCCTTAAAATAACAAGTAGGTGTGGGTGGTGGAATATCAGAAGTAAGATTGGCTGATAGAACATACTTTGTATTAAAAACTTTGGGTTAAAAATACCTCTTTTACCCCTTGTTACCATGGAGTGTGAATTAGCCAGTGAAGGAATCCcagaagctgaagtatgttcagaAATAGTTGAAGTGGATGCATCACATGACTTAACAATCT
Coding sequences within:
- the LOC113271673 gene encoding histone H2B.3-like codes for the protein MAPKAAEKKPAEKKPAEKKPAEAKKAEKAPAEKKPRSEKKLPSKDASSTDKKKKKSKKSVETYKIYIFKVLKQVHPDIGISSKAMGIMNSFINDIFEKLAAESSRLARYNKKPTITSREIQTAVRLVLPGELAKHAVSEGTKAVTKFTSS